From Neobacillus sp. PS2-9, the proteins below share one genomic window:
- a CDS encoding N-acetyltransferase family protein, whose product MYDAFTIRDAEITDLPIIVDIYNSTIAGRMVTADLEPVTVESRTQWFHEHSPSFRPLWVVESQGLICGWVSYQSFYGRPAYNGTAEISIYIHQDFRGKKLGKFLIQKAIDACPALEIKTLLGFIFGHNDPSIKLFNSFGFEKWAHLPKIAELDGIERDLLILGRRIY is encoded by the coding sequence ATGTACGATGCTTTCACAATAAGAGACGCAGAAATAACTGATTTACCGATTATCGTTGACATATACAATTCAACCATCGCTGGGAGAATGGTTACCGCTGACCTTGAGCCAGTAACTGTTGAAAGCCGGACCCAATGGTTTCACGAGCACTCCCCTTCCTTTCGTCCACTTTGGGTAGTCGAAAGTCAAGGATTAATTTGCGGATGGGTAAGTTATCAGTCGTTTTATGGCAGACCAGCCTATAATGGAACAGCTGAAATCAGTATATATATTCATCAGGATTTTCGTGGAAAGAAACTCGGTAAGTTTCTTATACAAAAAGCAATAGATGCTTGCCCAGCCCTTGAAATTAAAACCTTACTTGGATTTATCTTTGGCCATAATGACCCCAGCATAAAGCTTTTTAACAGCTTTGGCTTTGAAAAATGGGCACATCTTCCGAAGATTGCAGAACTTGACGGCATTGAAAGAGATCTACTTATACTTGGCAGAAGAATATACTAA
- a CDS encoding GerAB/ArcD/ProY family transporter produces the protein MEKAKIKASQLFVLVVLFEMGSAILVGLGAQVKQDAWISILLGLVGGLGVFLIYYRLFLYYPDLPITSYVQKITGKWIGRMIGFLYVIYFLYCASRVLRDFGELLTSTIYTNTPLIVINCLMMVTIIYAIHKGFEVIARVGELFFMIIYIMAVVGFLLIMFSGLIHLQNLRPVLENGFMPIVKTFLGETITFPFGEMVVFTMLLPYINDPKKVKIVCMGGMILSGINITITSIINIAALGTDIFMRANFPLLTTISKIRIAEFIERLDVFFMLYLIVGGFFKITLYFYAGVAGAADIFKFNKLRNLSLPLGAFVLFASITIASNYAEHIKEGLRIVPIYLHWPFQIIIPSMLLVIAFFRNRKKKANQ, from the coding sequence TTGGAGAAGGCAAAAATAAAGGCATCACAATTATTCGTGCTTGTTGTGTTGTTTGAGATGGGCAGTGCGATACTTGTAGGTCTTGGAGCACAGGTGAAACAAGATGCATGGATAAGCATTTTGCTTGGGTTGGTGGGCGGATTAGGAGTTTTCCTAATATACTATCGTTTGTTTCTCTACTATCCAGATCTTCCTATTACGAGCTATGTACAAAAGATAACCGGAAAATGGATAGGACGAATGATTGGTTTCCTTTACGTTATTTATTTTTTGTACTGCGCATCCAGGGTGTTGCGGGACTTTGGAGAATTATTAACGTCAACCATATATACAAATACACCGTTAATAGTTATTAATTGCTTAATGATGGTAACAATTATTTATGCTATACATAAGGGATTTGAGGTAATTGCAAGAGTTGGCGAGCTGTTTTTTATGATTATATATATAATGGCTGTTGTCGGTTTTTTACTCATTATGTTTTCCGGACTAATTCATTTACAAAATCTAAGGCCCGTATTAGAGAACGGATTTATGCCAATTGTAAAGACTTTTCTTGGTGAAACAATCACATTCCCGTTTGGTGAAATGGTTGTATTTACGATGTTACTTCCATATATAAATGACCCGAAAAAGGTAAAGATTGTTTGTATGGGGGGGATGATATTAAGTGGAATTAATATCACAATAACATCGATTATTAATATTGCGGCTCTAGGAACGGATATTTTTATGAGAGCTAATTTCCCGTTGTTAACCACCATTAGTAAAATCAGAATCGCTGAATTTATCGAACGGCTTGATGTTTTCTTTATGCTATATTTAATTGTAGGCGGTTTCTTTAAGATCACGTTATATTTCTATGCGGGAGTTGCGGGAGCAGCAGATATTTTCAAGTTTAATAAACTCCGAAACCTCAGTCTTCCACTAGGGGCTTTTGTTCTATTTGCCTCAATAACAATTGCATCTAATTATGCGGAGCACATAAAAGAAGGACTTCGTATCGTACCGATTTATTTACATTGGCCATTCCAAATCATTATTCCATCAATGCTATTGGTTATTGCTTTTTTCCGCAATCGAAAAAAGAAAGCAAATCAATAA
- a CDS encoding Ger(x)C family spore germination protein: MKKCLNTIIILLLLLPVLSGCWNQKELTDLAFVMALGIDKGKEKKFNLSFQLVNPGNVSSGQSGGGNGLPIAVYRSSGDTITEAARNATKKVSRRLYYAHTNVVVISEEVAKESLLYVLDALDRDPEFRTTTELVIARGSKAEDIVTTLTILDRLPVTKITKQIKFSESMLGENMSLNIDDFLTGLISKGKQPLANGYRLVGDKPKARKAENLQKTTTDAFLQSDGLAVFNKGKLHGWIEHDKARGILWVLDKVHSTDININWEGKKNALSIAPIRSKTKVSVRMVNDKPIINVKNENEGWISEANTAIDLDNPEVIAQIEKLTEKEITKQIRASVKEAQKLKTDILGFGEKVHIANPPLWKKIQGNWDEEFADLQVNVHVDSYIRREGIRTKPFWSNMQQ, encoded by the coding sequence ATGAAAAAATGTTTAAATACTATAATAATTTTACTGTTGCTTTTACCCGTTCTTAGTGGATGCTGGAATCAGAAGGAATTGACGGACCTGGCCTTTGTCATGGCATTGGGAATTGATAAAGGTAAGGAAAAAAAATTTAATTTGTCCTTTCAACTTGTGAATCCTGGCAATGTATCATCTGGTCAATCAGGTGGAGGAAACGGACTGCCCATTGCAGTTTATAGAAGTTCTGGGGATACCATCACTGAAGCGGCAAGAAATGCTACCAAGAAGGTTTCAAGAAGGCTGTATTATGCACATACAAACGTGGTGGTCATAAGTGAAGAGGTGGCAAAGGAAAGCTTGCTATATGTGCTGGATGCGTTGGATCGGGATCCTGAATTTCGAACCACAACAGAATTAGTCATCGCGAGAGGTTCAAAAGCAGAGGATATAGTAACGACGTTGACTATTCTGGACCGACTTCCAGTAACTAAAATTACAAAGCAAATTAAATTCTCAGAATCTATGCTTGGTGAAAATATGAGCTTAAATATTGACGATTTTCTCACTGGGTTAATTAGTAAGGGGAAACAGCCTTTAGCTAATGGTTATAGGCTTGTTGGTGACAAACCAAAAGCAAGGAAAGCAGAAAATCTTCAAAAGACGACAACGGATGCTTTTCTACAATCTGATGGTTTAGCCGTTTTTAATAAGGGGAAATTACATGGCTGGATCGAACATGACAAAGCACGTGGTATATTGTGGGTTCTCGATAAAGTACATAGTACGGATATAAATATTAACTGGGAAGGAAAGAAAAATGCACTTTCCATCGCACCCATACGTTCTAAAACAAAAGTTTCTGTTCGTATGGTGAATGACAAACCGATAATAAATGTAAAAAATGAGAATGAAGGGTGGATAAGCGAAGCGAATACGGCAATAGACTTAGATAATCCAGAAGTCATTGCTCAAATTGAAAAATTAACGGAGAAAGAAATAACTAAGCAGATCCGAGCCTCGGTGAAGGAAGCGCAAAAGTTAAAGACAGATATTTTAGGATTTGGTGAAAAGGTTCACATTGCAAATCCTCCTTTATGGAAGAAAATACAAGGAAATTGGGATGAAGAATTTGCAGACTTACAAGTGAATGTCCATGTAGATTCTTATATTCGAAGAGAAGGAATTCGAACAAAGCCATTTTGGTCAAATATGCAGCAATAG
- a CDS encoding aldo/keto reductase family protein has translation MEYRRLGNTGLKVSEISLGSWLTYGGYVEEHNAAASIDKAYDLGINFFDTANVYMRGEAEIVVGKALKKYVRDSYVLATKVFWPMGDGPNDRGLSRKHVMEQCHASLKRLNTDYVDIYYCHRYDPETPLEETLRALDDLIRQGKVLYVGVSEWTAEQISEAVHLADKKLLDRIVVNQPQYSMLQRYIEKEVLPVSEKHGIGQVVWSPLAQGVLTGKYKKGEKAPAGSRAAQEKYNGLFGLLTEENLDKVELLKEVAADNNLTLANFALAWILRQSNVASALVGASRPEQVEENVKASGVKLNEDTLTRIEDILR, from the coding sequence ATGGAATATCGGCGATTGGGAAATACCGGTTTAAAAGTGAGTGAAATAAGTTTAGGCAGTTGGCTTACATACGGTGGATATGTGGAAGAGCATAATGCAGCTGCGTCTATTGATAAAGCCTATGATTTAGGCATTAACTTTTTTGATACAGCCAATGTTTATATGCGTGGAGAAGCTGAAATTGTTGTCGGGAAGGCACTAAAGAAATATGTGCGTGATTCCTATGTGCTGGCAACGAAAGTATTTTGGCCAATGGGTGACGGTCCTAATGACCGAGGACTTTCTCGAAAGCATGTCATGGAACAATGCCATGCCAGCTTAAAGCGCCTTAACACTGACTATGTAGATATTTATTATTGCCATCGGTATGATCCGGAAACACCATTGGAAGAAACATTACGTGCACTTGATGACTTAATCCGTCAAGGAAAAGTGTTGTACGTTGGTGTTAGTGAATGGACGGCGGAACAAATTTCAGAAGCGGTTCATCTTGCTGATAAGAAACTTCTAGATCGTATAGTTGTTAATCAACCTCAATACAGCATGTTACAGCGTTATATTGAAAAAGAAGTCCTGCCTGTAAGTGAAAAGCACGGAATTGGTCAGGTTGTTTGGTCACCACTTGCACAAGGTGTATTAACAGGTAAGTATAAAAAAGGTGAAAAGGCTCCTGCAGGAAGTCGTGCTGCTCAGGAAAAATACAATGGTCTTTTTGGATTATTAACGGAAGAGAATCTAGATAAAGTCGAACTTTTAAAAGAAGTTGCCGCTGATAATAATCTTACTCTTGCGAATTTTGCTCTTGCTTGGATATTAAGACAAAGTAATGTGGCAAGTGCGTTAGTAGGGGCTAGTCGTCCTGAACAAGTAGAAGAAAATGTGAAGGCTTCAGGTGTGAAATTAAACGAAGACACCCTTACTAGAATCGAGGATATTCTTCGATAA
- a CDS encoding DUF3147 family protein, which translates to MMAHLSISALLIRFLLGGLAVVACTVVAKKLGEKAGGIFAAFPAVYLAALLTIGLDFHGAQLISHSIMLSRGAIFGMAINIIVALIAGYLLPKVGWKRGILQSMAFWFTISIVVVIITSH; encoded by the coding sequence ATGATGGCACATCTATCAATAAGCGCACTTCTCATACGATTCCTTTTGGGTGGTTTAGCAGTTGTTGCTTGTACAGTGGTAGCAAAAAAATTGGGAGAAAAAGCAGGAGGAATTTTTGCAGCCTTTCCTGCGGTGTATCTTGCGGCATTATTAACAATAGGACTTGATTTTCATGGTGCGCAGCTGATTTCACATTCGATTATGTTATCAAGGGGAGCCATCTTTGGAATGGCAATCAACATCATAGTTGCTCTTATCGCAGGCTATCTTTTACCGAAAGTAGGCTGGAAACGGGGCATCCTTCAATCCATGGCTTTCTGGTTTACTATTTCAATAGTAGTTGTCATTATTACATCTCATTAA
- a CDS encoding acyl-CoA dehydrogenase family protein: MHLRLTDEQKMVQKTIRRFVEKELIPLENDVLRNEREGKPSLPPGKLKELQLKAKEAGFWGINTPEEYGGADLGQMMMAIVLMEVSKTFVPFQFGGSADNILYYGNEEQKQKYLIPTINGEKKSCFAMTEPGAGSDTQNIKMTAVKDGNEWVLNGEKTFITGGNEADFVMVIAITDKERHQETRGREGVTCFIADRDMGWKSEYIHTMGEWGPAGLVFDNVRVPEENILGELHKGYNLGLEWIGFARWIVGARAVGSAERLLQMAIDYSKERITFGKPIAERQAIQWQIADSAVELEAARWLVLNAAFTLDQGEDNRHLASMAKLYGSNMGNRVVDRVLQIHGGMGYTRELPIERWYREARLWRIYDGTDEIQRMIIARNLIKGHVKIGQYV, from the coding sequence ATGCATTTACGTTTGACCGACGAGCAAAAAATGGTGCAGAAAACAATTAGGAGATTTGTTGAAAAAGAACTCATTCCACTTGAAAACGATGTATTAAGAAACGAACGAGAAGGAAAGCCTAGTCTCCCGCCAGGAAAATTAAAAGAGCTTCAATTAAAGGCAAAGGAAGCAGGCTTCTGGGGAATTAACACACCTGAAGAATACGGCGGAGCTGATTTAGGGCAAATGATGATGGCCATTGTGTTGATGGAAGTGTCGAAGACCTTTGTTCCATTCCAATTTGGCGGCTCAGCAGATAATATTCTTTACTATGGAAATGAAGAACAAAAACAAAAATATTTAATTCCAACTATCAATGGGGAGAAAAAATCCTGCTTTGCTATGACTGAACCTGGTGCAGGCTCTGATACGCAAAATATCAAAATGACAGCGGTCAAGGACGGAAATGAATGGGTATTGAATGGTGAAAAAACATTTATTACAGGTGGTAATGAAGCCGACTTCGTTATGGTTATCGCCATTACAGATAAAGAAAGGCATCAAGAAACACGTGGACGAGAAGGTGTGACCTGCTTTATTGCCGACCGCGATATGGGCTGGAAATCGGAGTATATACATACGATGGGAGAATGGGGTCCAGCCGGCTTAGTATTTGATAATGTCCGTGTTCCGGAGGAAAATATCCTGGGTGAATTACACAAGGGCTATAATTTGGGACTTGAATGGATTGGTTTTGCAAGATGGATTGTTGGTGCAAGAGCTGTTGGATCGGCAGAACGTTTATTGCAAATGGCAATTGATTATTCGAAAGAACGAATTACCTTTGGTAAACCGATTGCAGAAAGACAAGCCATCCAATGGCAAATCGCGGATTCTGCCGTTGAACTTGAAGCTGCAAGATGGTTAGTTTTAAACGCAGCGTTTACGCTTGACCAAGGGGAGGATAATCGTCACCTCGCTTCCATGGCGAAATTATACGGCTCCAATATGGGGAATAGAGTAGTTGACCGTGTCTTACAAATTCATGGCGGGATGGGCTACACAAGAGAATTGCCAATTGAACGCTGGTACAGAGAAGCTCGCCTTTGGAGAATTTACGATGGTACCGATGAAATCCAGCGCATGATTATCGCACGTAACCTTATTAAGGGACACGTAAAAATTGGTCAATACGTTTAA
- a CDS encoding DUF3147 family protein, with translation MNKQDLFIRFLLGGTAVSLSYLITIISPWKMLAGIFAAFPAVMLTAVIMVGIASGTKKATNIARGSVYGMMGGIICVITVLLTLQSTSNWLLSITIGLLSWLTSSIAISTLRERMAIKKAVHHI, from the coding sequence ATGAATAAACAGGACTTATTTATTCGATTCCTACTCGGTGGAACTGCGGTTTCACTAAGTTATTTAATTACAATCATTTCTCCGTGGAAAATGCTTGCTGGAATTTTTGCAGCTTTTCCTGCCGTAATGCTAACAGCGGTTATCATGGTCGGCATTGCTTCCGGTACAAAGAAAGCAACCAATATTGCCCGAGGGTCTGTATATGGAATGATGGGCGGAATTATTTGCGTGATTACAGTCCTCCTTACCTTGCAATCCACTAGTAATTGGCTCTTAAGTATTACCATAGGATTGCTATCATGGCTAACAAGCTCTATTGCGATCTCTACATTAAGAGAACGTATGGCAATAAAAAAAGCCGTCCACCACATATAA
- a CDS encoding PAS domain S-box protein, with protein sequence MQKQKFKLVLFYFLGSLIWIYGSNYLIETFVPTSLIWIIERSKEVLYILITGGFIYFFINKTNELSVSREDQKRLSTLINAMVDFVNFKDGEGRWIEANNFGLQLFQLEHVDYRGKKDSELAEYTDFYADALRYCEISDEEAWKNGDIIRIEEVLPVPDGTTKTFDTIKVPLFNPDGSRQGLVIIGRDITEKKKMARELLVSQQQYKSLFEYSPDIVYLMDLKGNITNLNPHFEVITGFNRDDIIGKNIKSLLPKEYQKQVNQFIASVVEEVKPVMYEINVPHANGEMITLQCTSLPINIEGAITGIIGTGRDVTTLRKTEERLRRTEKLSVVGELSASVAHEIRNPLTSLKGFVQLLQMEDKKHQYYYQIMLDELDRINHIVGELLLLAKPQVLKFTNADIHKLLQDVISLLSTEASLYNIQINSNFPKEPLILECEPNQLKQLFINIIKNAIEASQQGKSVTISAEQAVEKICITIKDSGCGISKERLEKIGEPFYSSKEKGTGLGLTVSYKIVQSHKGTIHFDSQKNLGTTVSIVLPIKQHNSKKN encoded by the coding sequence ATGCAGAAACAAAAATTCAAACTAGTCCTATTCTATTTCTTAGGTAGTTTAATTTGGATATATGGTTCAAATTATCTTATCGAAACATTCGTTCCTACTTCACTTATTTGGATTATTGAACGATCTAAAGAGGTCCTTTATATACTCATCACTGGAGGCTTCATTTATTTTTTCATTAATAAGACCAATGAATTATCCGTCTCACGAGAAGACCAAAAGCGCTTATCCACCTTAATTAACGCGATGGTTGACTTTGTTAATTTTAAGGATGGAGAAGGACGATGGATTGAGGCCAATAATTTTGGTTTGCAATTGTTTCAGCTAGAACATGTGGATTATCGTGGGAAAAAGGACTCCGAGTTAGCCGAGTATACAGATTTTTATGCGGATGCCCTCCGGTATTGTGAAATTTCGGATGAGGAAGCTTGGAAAAATGGGGACATTATTCGAATTGAAGAAGTTCTTCCAGTTCCAGACGGAACGACAAAAACCTTTGATACGATTAAAGTCCCTCTTTTCAATCCAGATGGAAGCAGACAGGGCCTGGTCATTATTGGTCGTGATATTACTGAAAAAAAGAAAATGGCTAGAGAACTCTTGGTAAGCCAACAGCAATATAAATCATTATTTGAATACAGTCCTGATATTGTTTATCTAATGGATTTGAAAGGAAATATTACGAATCTCAATCCTCACTTCGAGGTCATTACTGGTTTTAACAGAGATGATATCATTGGAAAAAATATAAAATCCTTATTACCGAAAGAGTATCAAAAACAAGTCAACCAGTTTATTGCCTCCGTTGTCGAAGAGGTTAAACCTGTTATGTACGAGATAAATGTCCCACATGCAAACGGAGAGATGATTACGTTACAATGTACGTCACTCCCTATCAATATTGAAGGTGCCATTACTGGTATTATTGGCACTGGACGAGATGTGACTACTTTAAGAAAAACAGAGGAACGCCTTAGAAGAACAGAAAAACTTTCTGTCGTTGGTGAATTATCTGCAAGTGTTGCCCACGAGATCAGGAATCCTCTTACTTCTTTAAAGGGTTTTGTGCAGCTTTTACAAATGGAAGATAAGAAGCATCAATATTACTATCAAATCATGTTAGACGAACTCGATCGGATTAATCATATTGTAGGAGAGCTTCTTCTCTTGGCAAAACCACAGGTTCTTAAGTTTACAAACGCAGATATTCATAAACTGTTACAGGATGTTATTTCGTTGCTGAGCACAGAAGCAAGCTTATATAATATCCAAATTAATTCTAATTTCCCTAAAGAACCTCTTATACTTGAGTGTGAACCAAACCAATTAAAACAATTATTTATTAATATTATTAAAAATGCAATAGAGGCATCCCAACAAGGTAAATCGGTAACGATTAGTGCCGAGCAAGCAGTTGAGAAGATTTGTATTACGATTAAGGACAGTGGGTGCGGTATCTCAAAAGAGAGATTAGAAAAAATTGGCGAACCTTTCTACTCCTCAAAGGAAAAAGGGACTGGATTAGGCTTAACAGTAAGCTATAAAATTGTTCAATCACACAAGGGAACCATTCATTTTGATAGTCAAAAAAACCTTGGTACAACTGTCAGCATAGTGTTGCCAATTAAGCAACATAACTCTAAAAAGAACTAA
- a CDS encoding YpzG family protein, with protein sequence MSYRDHLDPHSELFHHTFTRPKRQKSQVNGQTQVTQNTIILRSNAKAHRW encoded by the coding sequence ATGAGCTACAGAGATCATTTGGATCCACACTCAGAGCTTTTTCACCACACGTTTACAAGGCCAAAACGCCAGAAATCTCAGGTGAATGGGCAAACACAGGTGACGCAAAACACAATCATCTTAAGGAGTAATGCCAAAGCACACCGTTGGTAA
- a CDS encoding YpbS family protein, which translates to MSVHKAISEHVNKQNQKINRFLLLDQQREHFIEEALLLCKQGKEFTTDKINEMTNQINTLAKQGIIPFRKLVTKEMVKEYALRS; encoded by the coding sequence ATGAGCGTACATAAAGCAATATCCGAACATGTAAACAAGCAAAACCAAAAGATTAATCGCTTCCTGCTGCTCGACCAGCAAAGAGAGCATTTTATCGAAGAAGCGTTACTTTTATGCAAGCAGGGAAAAGAGTTCACAACCGATAAAATTAACGAAATGACAAATCAAATTAACACCCTAGCAAAGCAAGGAATCATTCCTTTCCGAAAGCTTGTCACAAAAGAAATGGTCAAAGAATATGCATTAAGGTCTTAA
- a CDS encoding spore germination protein, translating to MLKKKQKRRQNDNYRQQQDPLKPEDLPILREYKDNISRIKEEFGKSADIIIREVKISSYKGALVFVDGLADSHSISDFILESFMEKELPLERIDLFQYVIEKAVALGSILTIDNWNQVYDNLLSGNTIIFLEGHNQAISAETKGWEKRAISEPTTQLSIRGPKDSFTETLRTNTALIRRRIKSPNLWLESMKLGTVTQTDIALMYIKGIANEKIISELKERLNRIDIDGIIASGYIEQLIEDQTWTTFPTTYHTERPDVVTSHLLEGRIAIIIDGTPFVLTAPALFIQFFQAPDDYYSRFDISTGIRILRILAFLIALIGPATYIAATTFHQEMIPTTMAIAIAAQRESVPFPAFVEALIMEVTFEILREAGLRLPRAVGQAVSIVGALVIGQAAVQAGFVSPVMVIVVSITAIANFSTPIFAMAIAARLLRFALMGLATILGFYGMMLGLMFIAIHLCSLRSFGIPYMMPIAPFSIRNQQDVFLRFPIWAFKNRPQFISQGNIVRTGENQKPGPPKADEQPNDQSDKGDQS from the coding sequence ATGTTGAAAAAGAAGCAAAAAAGGAGACAGAATGATAATTATAGACAGCAGCAAGATCCACTTAAGCCAGAGGATTTGCCGATACTTAGGGAATATAAGGATAATATTTCCCGCATAAAAGAAGAGTTTGGGAAAAGCGCTGATATCATCATTCGAGAAGTAAAGATAAGCAGCTATAAAGGAGCTCTTGTATTTGTTGATGGTTTAGCGGATAGTCATTCCATCAGTGACTTTATTTTAGAATCTTTTATGGAAAAAGAACTTCCACTTGAGCGGATTGATCTCTTTCAATACGTAATTGAGAAGGCTGTTGCGCTTGGCAGTATTTTGACAATTGATAATTGGAATCAGGTTTATGATAATTTGTTATCAGGAAATACCATTATTTTTTTAGAAGGTCACAACCAAGCCATTAGTGCGGAGACAAAGGGTTGGGAAAAGCGGGCCATTTCTGAACCAACAACACAACTATCTATACGCGGACCGAAGGATTCTTTCACAGAAACACTCCGTACTAATACAGCTTTGATACGGAGAAGAATTAAAAGTCCTAATTTATGGTTGGAATCAATGAAATTAGGCACGGTAACACAAACTGACATTGCGTTGATGTATATTAAAGGAATTGCAAACGAGAAAATTATATCTGAACTTAAGGAAAGATTAAATCGAATTGATATTGACGGTATTATTGCCTCAGGCTATATTGAGCAATTAATTGAAGATCAAACCTGGACAACTTTTCCGACTACCTATCATACCGAAAGACCAGATGTTGTTACTTCTCATTTACTTGAAGGGCGAATTGCCATTATTATTGATGGAACACCATTTGTACTTACCGCGCCTGCCCTTTTTATTCAATTTTTTCAGGCACCAGACGACTATTATTCACGTTTTGATATTTCAACGGGTATCAGGATCCTAAGAATCTTGGCATTTTTGATTGCCCTTATTGGACCCGCTACCTACATAGCGGCTACAACCTTTCATCAAGAAATGATTCCGACTACCATGGCCATTGCGATTGCGGCCCAAAGAGAAAGTGTTCCCTTTCCAGCATTTGTTGAAGCATTAATCATGGAGGTTACATTTGAAATTTTACGGGAGGCAGGCTTAAGACTTCCGCGCGCGGTCGGTCAGGCCGTTTCCATTGTGGGTGCGCTCGTTATTGGTCAAGCTGCCGTGCAAGCAGGGTTCGTTTCCCCAGTAATGGTTATCGTTGTGTCAATCACGGCCATTGCTAACTTTTCAACACCTATTTTTGCGATGGCAATTGCAGCTAGACTGCTTCGCTTTGCTTTAATGGGACTTGCCACCATTCTAGGCTTTTATGGAATGATGCTGGGACTTATGTTTATAGCGATACATTTATGTTCGCTTCGCTCGTTTGGAATTCCTTATATGATGCCAATCGCACCTTTTAGCATCCGTAACCAGCAGGACGTATTTCTCCGGTTTCCTATTTGGGCCTTTAAAAATAGACCTCAATTTATTAGTCAAGGCAATATAGTTAGAACAGGGGAAAATCAAAAGCCAGGTCCACCTAAAGCTGATGAGCAACCAAATGATCAATCAGATAAAGGTGATCAGTCATGA
- the fabG gene encoding 3-oxoacyl-ACP reductase FabG yields MAGRFDGKVAFVTGGSRGIGKGIVELFAEEGAKVAFIDLNEEALSQTTSELKEKGYEVYSKVANVTDAEQVENAVKEVYEAYGSVDVLVNNAGVIRDNLLFKMTDSDWQTVMDVHLKGSFNAARAVQKYMVEQKYGRIINISSTSALGNRGQANYAAAKAGLQGFTKTLAIELGKYGITANSVAPGFIETEMTKETAARIGIPFEHLIQASVANIPVGRSGKPADIANAVAFFADEKSSFVNGQVIYVAGGPKC; encoded by the coding sequence ATGGCAGGTAGATTTGATGGGAAAGTGGCATTTGTAACAGGCGGAAGCCGTGGAATCGGAAAAGGAATTGTTGAGCTTTTTGCAGAAGAAGGCGCAAAAGTAGCCTTTATCGACTTAAATGAAGAAGCATTAAGCCAAACAACAAGTGAATTAAAAGAAAAAGGATACGAAGTATACTCTAAAGTGGCAAACGTTACCGATGCCGAGCAGGTAGAAAATGCGGTAAAAGAGGTTTACGAAGCCTACGGATCGGTTGATGTTCTAGTAAATAATGCGGGAGTCATCCGTGACAATCTGTTATTTAAAATGACAGATTCTGATTGGCAAACAGTCATGGATGTACATTTAAAAGGCTCATTTAATGCGGCACGTGCCGTACAAAAATATATGGTGGAACAAAAATATGGACGTATCATCAATATTTCATCCACTTCTGCCCTTGGTAATCGCGGCCAAGCCAACTATGCTGCCGCCAAAGCTGGGTTGCAGGGCTTCACAAAGACACTGGCAATAGAACTTGGAAAATACGGTATTACGGCCAACTCCGTAGCGCCAGGCTTTATTGAAACAGAAATGACGAAAGAAACGGCTGCAAGAATTGGAATTCCATTTGAGCATCTTATTCAAGCAAGCGTTGCTAATATTCCGGTTGGAAGAAGTGGAAAGCCAGCGGATATTGCCAATGCTGTAGCCTTCTTTGCTGACGAAAAATCGTCCTTTGTTAATGGACAGGTAATCTATGTGGCCGGCGGACCAAAATGCTAA